From Elusimicrobiota bacterium, one genomic window encodes:
- a CDS encoding GTP-binding protein: MAKAKFERTKPHVNIGTIGHVDHGKTTLTAAITLYLSKKGLATAKRYDEIDNAPEEKARGVTINVHHAEYQTDKRHYAHVDC, from the coding sequence ATGGCCAAGGCGAAATTCGAGCGCACCAAGCCGCACGTCAACATCGGGACGATCGGGCACGTGGACCACGGCAAGACGACCCTGACCGCGGCGATCACCCTCTATCTCTCCAAGAAGGGCTTGGCGACGGCCAAGCGCTACGACGAGATCGACAACGCTCCGGAAGAGAAGGCGCGGGGCGTGACGATCAACGTGCACCACGCGGAGTACCAGACGGACAAGCGGCACTACGCGCACGTGGACTGC